Sequence from the Streptomyces sp. NBC_00440 genome:
GTAGCCGGTGACCGGTGCGTACAGCGGTCCGTCGCGGTACGTGCGCTCGTACCGCAGTTGCTGGCCGGTGTCCTTCGACCCGGTGACACTGTGCCCGCCGACCAGGATGTTGCCGCGCGGCTCGTGGTAACGGGCAATGGTCTGGCGGCGGTTGGCCGGGTTCTTGTCCAGCGAGTCCGCCTGGAACACCTGGATTCTGGCGGCGTTGGCCAGCAGCGCGACCAGGAGCAGCAGACAGCAGGCGGCGGCACGCCGGATGTAGCGGATCACGACTCGTCCTCCACGATCGGCGCGATGATCCCGGTCTCCACGAACCCCGGATCCGGTCTGCGCGCGGAGTCGCTGATCCGGATGAGCAGCGCCACGATCACCCAGTTGGTGACGAGCGAGGAGCCGCCCTGGGCGAGGAAGGGCATCGCCATACCGGTCAGCGGGATCAGCCCCATCACCCCGCCCGCGATCACGAACACCTGGATCGCCAGGATCGAGGAGAGACCGATCGCGAGCAGTCGGCCGAAGGAGTCGCGGAGCGCGAGCCCGGCCCGGTAGCCACGGGCCACCGCCAGGGCGTACAGCAGGAAGACCGCGGAGAGCCCGGCGAGCCCCAGCTCCTCGCCCGCCGTGGCCAGGATGAAGTCGGACTTCACGGCGAAGCCGATGAGGATCGAGTGGCCGAGGCCGAGACCGGTGCCGAGGATGCCGCCGGCCGCGAAGGCGAAGAGCGACTGGGCGAGCTGATTGGCGCCCTGGCCCGCGTCGATGGAGGCGAAGGGGTGCAGCCAGTCCTCGACGCGGCCGCGGATATGGGGTTCGAGGCTGCCCACGACGAACGCGCCGAACGCGGCCATCACCATGCCGATGGCGATCCAGCTGAGCCGGCCCGTCGCCACGTACAGCATGATCACGAACAGGCCGAAGAAGAGCAGCGAGGTCCCGAGGTCGCGCTCCAGGACGAGGACGCCCACACTGATCAGCCAGATCGCCAGCACCGGTGCCAGCACGCGCATGGTGGGCAGTTGGA
This genomic interval carries:
- a CDS encoding FtsW/RodA/SpoVE family cell cycle protein — encoded protein: MTATTADAPPPELRLPKRRGVELVLLIGAVLISVYGYIDVGLAKNDAVPADTLNYGAGLGLLALLAHLAVRFRAPYADPLLLPIAVLLNGIGLVLIYRLDLETPGNSAAPTQLIWSTLAVALFICCVLFLRDHRVLQQYTYLSVAAALALMIIPIFFPAVNGAKIWIRVGGFSIQPGEFAKILLAVFFASYLSANRNALSYTGRRIWRLQLPTMRVLAPVLAIWLISVGVLVLERDLGTSLLFFGLFVIMLYVATGRLSWIAIGMVMAAFGAFVVGSLEPHIRGRVEDWLHPFASIDAGQGANQLAQSLFAFAAGGILGTGLGLGHSILIGFAVKSDFILATAGEELGLAGLSAVFLLYALAVARGYRAGLALRDSFGRLLAIGLSSILAIQVFVIAGGVMGLIPLTGMAMPFLAQGGSSLVTNWVIVALLIRISDSARRPDPGFVETGIIAPIVEDES